The Allocoprobacillus halotolerans nucleotide sequence CCATTTCTTCAATTGCTTTTTCTCCATTACGGAACTTAGGAAGTTTTAAAATACTATCCAACAAGTTATAGCGAACAGAATCATGCAAAGCCACTTTAACATTATCTATAACTGTTAAATCCTTAAATAAACGAATATTTTGAAAAGTTCTGGCAATTCCTAAACGATTCACAGACACAATAGATTCTTTTGTAATATCTTGTCCATTAAGATAAATATGGCCATGAGTTGGTTCATATACTTTCGTCAACAAATTGAAAACAGTTGTTTTTCCAGCCCCATTGGGACCAATTAAACCATATATTTGCTGTGGTTTCATTTCAATATCAAAATCTTTAACAGCAGTTAGACCACCAAATTCAATACCAAGATTCTCTGTTTTTAATATTAATTTTTCATTAGTCATTGTCCAACTCCCCTTTTATTTTATTCTTTTTGAATATTTTCTTTATGAATTGGCTAATTGTTGGATTGTTTGTTACAATCATGATAACAATTAAAACAATAGCATAAATTAACATACGATAATCTGCCATAAATCTTAAAAGTTCTGGAAGTAAAACAAGAATAAATGTTGAAATAATTGTTCCCAACATATTTCCTAGTCCACCTAAAACAACATAGACGAGAATTAAAATAGATTGGTTAAAATCAAATTTAGCAGGAACCAAAGTAGAAAAGTTCAAACCATAAAGAACGCCAGCCGCTCCAGCAATACCTGCTGATAATACAAAAGCAATTGTCTTGG carries:
- a CDS encoding ABC transporter ATP-binding protein, yielding MTNEKLILKTENLGIEFGGLTAVKDFDIEMKPQQIYGLIGPNGAGKTTVFNLLTKVYEPTHGHIYLNGQDITKESIVSVNRLGIARTFQNIRLFKDLTVIDNVKVALHDSVRYNLLDSILKLPKFRNGEKAIEEMAMSLLRVFGLDQFANVKASNLPYGKQRQLEIARALGTHPKLLLLDEPAAGMNPTETAELMETIKIVRDKFSLAILLIEHDMKFVMGICEKITVLNFGQVLATGTPDEIKNNPEVIAAYLGSDEGE
- a CDS encoding branched-chain amino acid ABC transporter permease, which produces MLINGPIGATATDRISTFTVGVIMLIITLFVIFHFINSRYGRNVMAARDDRIAAESVGINIVKTKTIAFVLSAGIAGAAGVLYGLNFSTLVPAKFDFNQSILILVYVVLGGLGNMLGTIISTFILVLLPELLRFMADYRMLIYAIVLIVIMIVTNNPTISQFIKKIFKKNKIKGELDND